The following proteins are encoded in a genomic region of Dioscorea cayenensis subsp. rotundata cultivar TDr96_F1 chromosome 8, TDr96_F1_v2_PseudoChromosome.rev07_lg8_w22 25.fasta, whole genome shotgun sequence:
- the LOC120267674 gene encoding thioredoxin H5-like: MGGLFSNCSSSSSQPQGSQPQPQPTAQYQDQDANSSVLIFHSKDTWNSKWQTLKASNKLVVIDFSASWCSPCHFMEPIFKEYSENFTDVIFIKIDVDELMDVAREWSVEAMPTFVFVKEGKEVDRLLGADKDGLKERILKFRV, translated from the exons ATGGGTGGTCTTTTCTccaattgttcatcttcttcctctcaaCCTCAAGGTTCTCAACCTCAACCGCAACCTACAGCTCAATATCAAGATCAAGATGCCAACTCTTCAGTCCTTATATTTCACTCAAAAGACACTTGGAATTCAAAGTGGCAAACTCTCAAGGCAAGCAACAAGTTG GTCGTGATCGATTTCTCGGCGTCTTGGTGCTCGCCTTGCCATTTCATGGAGCCAATATTTAAAGAGTATTCTGAGAATTTCACCGATGTGATCTTTATAAAAATTGATGTTGATGAACTTATG gATGTGGCTAGGGAATGGAGTGTGGAGGCTATGCCTACGTTTGTGTTCGTGAAGGAAGGGAAAGAGGTGGATAGGTTGTTGGGTGCTGATAAAGATGGCCTCAAGGAGAGGATTTTGaaatttagggtttga
- the LOC120267254 gene encoding LOW QUALITY PROTEIN: calcium-dependent protein kinase 10-like (The sequence of the model RefSeq protein was modified relative to this genomic sequence to represent the inferred CDS: deleted 2 bases in 2 codons), whose amino-acid sequence MGNRFPCLRPSAVNDQRNSPPSSSPYRRRRRKPNPNPHPLSQDPPTSSSSSSSHSVHVLKGLSLYNAAARLTDDYLLGAELGRGEFGVTYLCTHRTSRELLACKSIPKRKLRTAIDVQDVRREVAIMAVLPSHPNLVRLRAAFEDSDAVHLVMELCEGGELFDRIVARGHYSERAAVEVARTIAEVVRTCHHYGVIHRDLKPENFLYANKKENSRLKAIDFGLSVFFRPGESFSEIVGSPYYMAPEVLKRSYGPEIDIWSAGVILYILLSGVPPFWAETEQGVAQAILRGRIDFEKDPWPHVSESAKSLVQQMLEPNPKLRLTAEQVLEHPWLQNEKKAPNVPLGDVVRARLKQFSMMNRLKKKAMRVIADHLMIDEVEVIREMFKSMDSDDDGKVTFEELKAGLQKVGSQLTEIEMKMLMEAADVDGNGILDYGEFVAITIHLQKMENDEHLRKAFMFFDKNGSGFIEIDELREALRDNTGHIDPEVLNDIVKEVDADKDGLISYEDFVGMMKAGTDWRKASRQYSRERFNSLSINLMKDGSLLMGNEAQLKK is encoded by the exons ATGGGAAACCGTTTCCCCTGCCTCCGTCCCTCCGCCGTTAACGACCAACGGAACTCGCCGCCGAGCTCCTCCCCTTATCGGAGGCGGAGGCGCAAACCCAACCCGAATCCGCATCCGTTATCCCAGGATCCGccaacctcctcctcctcctcctcctctcacTCTGTCCACGTACTTAAGGGCCTCTCTCTCTACAACGCCGCCGCCCGCCTCACCGACGACTACCTCCTCGGCGCCGAGCTCGGCCGAGGAGAGTTCGGCGTCACCTACCTCTGCACTCACCGCACCTCCCGCGAGCTCCTCGCCTGCAAGTCCATCCCCAAGCGCAAGCTCCGCACCGCCATCGACGTCCAGGACGTCCGCCGTGAGGTCGCCATCATGGCCGTCCTCCCCTCCCAC CCAAACCTTGTCCGCCTCCGCGCCGCTTTCGAGGACTCCGACGCCGTCCACCTCGTCATGGAGCTCTGCGAGGGTGGCGAACTCTTCGACCGTATCGTCGCCCGTGGCCATTATAGCGAACGCGCTGCCGTCGAGGTCGCCCGCACCATCGCCGAGGTCGTCCGCACCTGCCACCACTATGGCGTCATCCACCGCGACCTCAAACCGGAGAACTTCTTGTACGCTAACAAGAAGGAGAATTCC CGGTTAAAAGCTATCGACTTTGGGCTCTCCGTCTTCTTCCGCCCCGGGGAGAGCTTCTCGGAGATCGTCGGCAGCCCGTACTATATGGCGCCGGAGGTTCTCAAAAGGAGCTATGGTCCGGAGATTGATATTTGGAGCGCTGGGGTTATACTCTATATATTGCTGAGTGGCGTGCCACCGTTTTGGGCTG AGACGGAGCAGGGGGTGGCTCAGGCGATACTCCGGGGAAGGATAGACTTCGAAAAAGACCCGTGGCCCCATGTTTCCGAGAGCGCCAAGAGCTTGGTCCAGCAGATGCTGGAGCCTAATCCGAAGCTGCGGTTGACTGCTGAACAGGTGCTTG AACATCCATGGTTACAGAATGAGAAGAAAGCTCCAAATGTTCCTCTGGGAGATGTTGTGAGGGCAAGGCTCAAACAATTTTCAATGATGAATAGATTAAAAAAGAAGGCAATGAGG GTGATTGCAGATCACTTAATGATCGATGAAGTGGAGGTAATCAGAGAAATGTTCAAATCAATGGATTCTGACGATGATGGAAAGGTAACTTTCGAAGAATTGAAAGCTGGACTTCAGAAGGTTGGTTCCCAGCTGACTGAAATAGAAATGAAGATGTTGATGGAAGCA GCTGATGTTGATGGAAATGGCATACTGGATTACGGAGAGTTTGTTGCTATCACCATTCACTTGCAAAAGATGGAAAACGATGAGCATCTTCGTAAAGCTTTCATGTTTTTCGATAAAAATGGAAGCGGATTTATTGAAATCGATGAGTTACGAGAAGCCTTAAGAGACAATACTGGTCATATAGACCCCGAAGTGCTTAACGACATTGTGAAAGAAGTAGATGCAGATAAG GATGGGCTTATTAGCTATGAGGACTTCGTCGGAATGATGAAGGCTGGCACTGATTGGAGGAAAGCCTCTCGACAATATTCTCGAGAGAGGTTTAACAGTTTAAGCATCAACCTTATGAAGGATGGCTCACTGTTGATGGGTAATGAAGCTCAACTGAAGAAGTAG
- the LOC120266845 gene encoding uncharacterized protein LOC120266845, with amino-acid sequence MQNNLQSSSEPEGTSPHSQAPQGAIFSLREPHSPPLLPHLHCAHTPPSSPSSYSFNAFSSDFDSSPGSLHFPPFLLKRIVFTALLLVLCFFVSGISLAADDSIKASGLGLKVAAALRRSGWPDEAIVFTLATLPVLELRGAIPVGYWMHLNPLLLTILSILGNMVPVPFIIIYLKRFAEFVSQKSASATQFLDFIVKRAREKAGPVEEFQWLGLMLFVAVPFPGTGAWTGAIIASVLDMSFWSAITANFVGVVLAGLLVNLLMNLGLKYGFATGVVLFIISTIMWSVLRKFNTSK; translated from the exons ATGCAAAACAACCTCCAAT CTTCCTCAGAGCCAGAGGGAACCTCCCCTCACTCCCAAGCTCCTCAAGGAGCCATCTTTTCTCTTCGAGAACCCCATTCTCCGCCCCTCTTGCCACATCTCCATTGCGCACACACCCCGCCAAGCTCTCCTTCAAGCTATTCATTCAATGCATTCTCTTCAGACTTTGATTCATCTCCGGGTTCACTGCACTTCCCTCCATTTTTGCTCAAAAGGATCGTTTTCACTGCTTTGCTATTGGTACTCTGCTTCTTCGTTTCCGGGATCTCTCTCGCTGCGGATGATTCAATCAAAGCCTCTGGGCTCGGATTGAAAGTTGCGGCGGCGCTGCGAAGGTCTGGATGGCCGGACGAGGCCATTGTTTTCACGCTCGCTACACTACCGGTGCTGGAGCTCCGGGGTGCCATCCCTGTTGGATATTGGATGCATCTCAATCCTCTTCTCCTCACCATCCTTTCCATTCTGGG GAATATGGTTCCTGTGCCATTCATTATCATATATTTGAAGAGATTTGCGGAGTTTGTGTCTCAGAAGAGTGCCTCAGCAACTCAGTTTTTGGACTTCATCGTCAAGAGGGCAAGAGAAAAAGCAGGGCCAGTGGAGGAGTTCCAGTGGCTGGGGTTGATGCTGTTTGTGGCAGTGCCATTCCCGGGGACCGGGGCTTGGACCGGAGCTATCATTGCTTCAGTCCTCGACATGTCATTCTGGTCTGCAATCACTGCAaattttgttggtgttgttcTTGCCGGGCTGTTGGTGAATTTGCTTATGAATCTTGGATTGAAGTATGGATTTGCTACTGGTGTTGTTCTCTTTATCATCTCCACCATTATGTGGAGTGTTCTTCGGAAGTTTAATACATCGAAATAA